From Tripterygium wilfordii isolate XIE 37 chromosome 13, ASM1340144v1, whole genome shotgun sequence, the proteins below share one genomic window:
- the LOC120013267 gene encoding callose synthase 1-like isoform X2 has translation MSLRRGGSQQQKVPQRRITRTQTAGNLGETLDSELVPSSLVEIASILRVANQVEASNPRVAYLCRFYAFEKAHRLDPTSSGRGVRQFKTALLQRLEKENEMTLRGRTMSDAREMQKFYQDYYTKYIQALQTEKADRAQLLKAYQTAAVLFEVLKAVNQTEAVEVADEILEAHTKVAEKTQIYVPYNILPLDPDSQDQAIMTYPEIQAAVFSLRNTRRLPWPKGYKKKVNEDILDWLQAMFGFQKDNVANQREHLILLLANVHIRQFPKPDQQPRLDDRALTDVMKKLFRNYTKWCKYLGRKSSLWLPTIHQEVQQRQLLYMGLYLLIWGEAANLRFMPECLCYIYHHMAFELYGMLAGSVSPLTGEHVKPAYGGEDETFLRKVVKPIYDIIAKEAKRNREGRSKHSQWRNYDDLNEYFWSVDCFQLGWPMRANADFFCLLPEELLSDNVEGKKSGTGDRWIGKINFVEIRSFWHIFRSFDRMWSFYILCLQAMIIIAWNGSGKLSSIFEGDIFKKVLSIFITAAILKFAQAVLDIILSWKSLRSMSNQVKLRYILKVVSAAAWVVIMPVTYAYSWKKPPGFAQAIKSWFGNGPSSPSLFIVAVLIYLSPNILSATLFLFPFIRRFLERSNNRIVMLITWWSQPRLYVGRGMHESSMSLLKYTLFWVLLMASKLAFSYYVEIKPLVGPTKAIMKVHINSYQWHEFFPQAKNNIGVVIALWAPVILVYFMDTQIWYAIYSTIFGGIYGAFRRLGEIRTLMLLRSRFQSLPGAFNACLIPAETDEKTKKKGLIATFSRKFSETPSNKEKEEARFAQMWNKIITSFRDEDLISNKEMDLLLVPYWADHDLELFQWPPFLLASKIPIALDMAKDSKGRDRDLKKRLAVDNYMHCAVRECYASCKNIINFLVLGEREKMVINDIFSKVDEHIRNGTLIKELTMRALPSLYEQFVELINYLLANKKEDKDQVVIVLLNMLEIVTRDIMEDEVPSLLDSSHGGSYGQHERMTPLEQQRQFFGQLKFPVMPETEAWKEKIRRLHLLLTVKESAMDVPANLEAGRRLSFFSNSLFMDIPTAPKVRNMLSFSVLTPYYKEAVLYSINHLEKPNEDGVSILFYLQKIFPDEWTNFLERVGCTSEEELRATEELEEELRLWASYRGQTLTKTVRGMMYYQKALELQAFLDMAKDEDLMKGYKAIELNCEKQSKSERSLLAQCQAIADMKFTYVVSCQQYGIHKRSGDRRAADILKLMTMYPSLRVAYIDEVEETSKNKTKRTVEKVYYSTLVKAALIKPIDFSEPIQNLDQVIYRIKLPGPAILGEGKPENQNHAIIFTRGEGLQTIDMNQDNYMEEALKMRNLLQEFLTKHDGMRYPTILGLREHIFTGSVSSLAWFMSNQENSFVTIGQRLLASPLKVRFHYGHPDVFDRLFHLTRGGVSKASKVINLSEDIFAGINSTLREGNVTHHEYIQVGKGKDVGLNQIAMFEAKIADGNGEQTLSRDIYRLGHRFDFFRMLSCYFTTIGFYFSTLLTVLSVYVFLYGRLYLVLSGLEKGLSTQPAIRDNQALQVALASQSFVQIGFLMTLPMVMEIGLENGFRNAFTDFVLMQLQLAPVFFTFSLGTKTHYYGRTLLHGGAHYRGTGRDFVVFHEKFADNYQLYSRSHFVKGFELLILLLGYHIVGSSFKSTVAYILITVSTWFMVGTWLFAPFIFNPSGFEWQKIVDDWTHWNKWINNHGGIGVSPEKSWESWWETEQDHLRHSGKLGITVEILLALRFFIFQYGLVYHLSFTRKTQSFLVYGASWVIIIVVLLVLKANSVGRRRFSADFQLVFRLIKGLIFITFLSIIIVLIALSHMTLRDIVVCILAFIPTGWGLLLIAQALKPLVKQTGFWGSVRTLARGYEMIMGLLLFTPVALLAWFPFVSEFQTRMLFNQAFSRGLQISRILGGPRKDKDRSSKSKD, from the exons GTCGTTTCTATGCCTTTGAGAAAGCTCACAGACTAGATCCCACATCTAGTGGACGTGGTGTTCGCCAATTCAAAACTGCACTTCTGCAACGTCTAGAAAAA GAAAATGAAATGACGTTGAGAGGAAGGACAATGAGTGATGCTCGTGAAATGCAGAAGTTTTATCAAGATTACTACACAAAATATATTCAAGCGCTGCAAACCGAGAAAGCTGACCG TGCTCAACTTTTAAAAGCATATCAAACAGCTGCTGTCCTATTTGAGGTTCTCAAGGCTGTCAACCAGACAGAGGCTGTGGAAGTTGCCGATGAG ATTTTGGAAGCTCACACCAAAGTTgcagaaaaaacacaaatttatgTACCTTATAACATCCTTCCCCTGGATCCTGATAGTCAAGATCAGGCTATTATGACATATCCAGAG ATACAAGCTGCTGTTTTTTCACTTCGTAATACTAGGCGTTTACCTTGGCCAAAAGGCTACAAGAAGAAAGTAAACGAAGATATCCTAGACTGGCTCCAGGCTATGTTTGGTTTTCAG AAGGATAATGTGGCTAATCAAAGAGAGCACTTGATTCTGCTGCTTGCAAATGTGCACATACGTCAGTTTCCAAAGCCTGATCAGCAACCTAGG TTGGATGATCGTGCTTTAACAGATGTGATGAAGAAACTTTTTAGAAACTACACAAAGTGGTGCAAGTACTTGGGCAGGAAAAGTAGCTTGTG GTTGCCAACTATTCATCAAGAGGTGCAGCAGAGACAGCTACTGTACATGGGTCTATATCTTCTTATATGGGGTGAAGCTGCAAACTTGAGATTCATGCCAGAATGCCTCTGCTATATTTATCACCAT ATGGCGTTTGAACTGTATGGAATGCTTGCTGGGAGTGTCAGTCCACTGACGGGTGAGCATGTAAAGCCAGCCTATGGTGGTGAAGACGAGACTTTCTTAAGGAAGGTAGTGAAGCCAATATATGACATAATAGCAAAG GAAGCTAAAAGGAACAGAGAAGGAAGGTCCAAACACTCCCAATGGAGAAACTATGATGATTTAAACGAATACTTTTG GTCAGTTGATTGTTTTCAGCTGGGCTGGCCTATGCGTGCTAATGCTGACTTTTTTTGCCTGCTGCCAGAGGAGCTTCTGTCAGACAATGTTGAG GGAAAGAAATCAGGTACTGGGGATCGATGGATtggaaaaattaattttgtcgAAATCCGCTCTTTTTGGCATATCTTCCGAAGTTTTGATAGGATGTGGAGcttttatattttgtgtttaCAG GCAATGATCATTATTGCTTGGAATGGGTCGGGGAAATTAAGTTCCATATTTGAGGGCGACATTTTCAAGAAAGTTTTGAGCATATTCATAACTGCAGCAATATTGAAGTTTGCACAAG CTGTCCTTGATATAATTTTGAGCTGGAAATCCTTGCGTAGCATGTCAAATCAAGTCAAGCTAAGATATATTTTGAAGGTTGTTTCTGCTGCAGCATGGGTTGTAATTATGCCAGTAACTTACGCGTATAGTTGGAAGAAACCTCCTGGATTTGCACAGGCCATTAAGAGTTGGTTTGGCAATGGTCCAAGTTCACCTTCTTTATTCATTGTGGCGGTTCTTATCTACTTGTCTCCAAACATACTATCTGCAACTTTATTTCTGTTCCCATTCATACGCCGCTTTCTTGAGAGGTCAAATAATAGGATTGTCATGCTCATAACATGGTGGTCTCAG CCTCGCCTTTATGTTGGACGAGGGATGCATGAGAGCTCAATGTCACTACTCAA GTACACTTTGTTTTGGGTTCTCCTGATGGCCTCAAAATTAGCATTCAGCTATTATGTAGAG ATTAAGCCACTTGTGGGTCCAACAAAGGCTATCATGAAAGTACACATAAATTCTTATCAATGGCATGAGTTCTTCCCCCAAG CTAAGAACAACATCGGAGTTGTGATTGCACTCTGGGCTCCTGTTATTCTT GTTTATTTTATGGATACTCAAATTTGGTATGCTATCTACTCAACCATATTTGGAGGTATATATGGTGCTTTCCGTCGTCTTGGAGAG ATCCGAACATTGATGCTGCTGAGGTCTAGATTTCAATCATTACCTGGTGCTTTTAATGCCTGCTTGATTCCAGCAGAAACTGATgagaagacaaagaagaagggattgataGCCACCTTTTCCCGTAAATTTTCTGAG ACCCCATCTAATAAAGAGAAGGAGGAAGCAAGGTTTGCTCAGATGTGGAACAAAATCATCACCAGCTTCAGAGACGAGGATCTGATTAGTAACAA GGAAATGGACTTGCTGCTTGTCCCATACTGGGCTGACCATGATTTGGAACTCTTTCAGTGGCCTCCATTTCTGTTGGCTAGCAAG ATCCCAATAGCATTGGATATGGCAAAAGACAGCAAGGGAAGAGACCGAGATCTGAAAAAGAGATTGGCTGTAGACAATTATATGCACTGTGCAGTTCGTGAGTGTTATGCTTCTTGTAAAAATATCATAAATTTCTTGGTTCTTGGAGAACGTGAAAAAAT GGTTATTAATGATATTTTCTCGAAAGTTGATGAACATATAAGGAACGGAACTTTGATTAAAGAACTGACCATGAGGGCTCTTCCCAGCCTTTATGAACAATTTGTAGAGTTAATCAATTACTTG TTGGCCAATAAGAAAGAGGATAAGGATCAAGTTGTCATTGTTTTGCTCAACATGCTGGAGATTGTAACCAGGGACATTATGGAGGATGAGGTTCCAAG TTTGCTTGATTCAAGTCACGGTGGATCTTATGGGCAACATGAGAGGATGACTCCCCTTGAGCAACAACGTCAGTTTTTCGGTCAGCTAAAGTTTCCAGTTATGCCTGAAACAGAGGCTTGGAAAGAAAAG ATCAGAAGGCTCCATCTGTTGCTTACAGTGAAGGAGTCTGCTATGGATGTGCCAGCTAACCTAGAAGCTGGAAGACgcctttctttcttctccaatTCTTTGTTCATGGACATACCTACTGCACCCAAAGTCCGAAATATGCTTTCTTTCTC AGTCCTAACTCCTTACTACAAGGAAGCAGTTCTTTACTCCATCAATCACCTGGAAAAGCCAAATGAAGATGGGGTTTCTATCCTATTTTACTTGCAAAAGATCTTTCCAG ATGAATGGACGAACTTTCTTGAACGAGTTGGATGCACTAGCGAAGAAGAGCTTCGAGCAACGGAAGAACTGGAGGAAGAACTGCGTTTATGGGCTTCATATAGAGGCCAAACGTTGACCAAAACTG TTCGAGGGATGATGTATTACCAAAAAGCATTGGAGCTTCAGGCTTTCCTTGATATGGCAAAGGATGAAG aTTTAATGAAAGGCTACAAGGCCATTGAATTGAAttgtgagaaacaatcaaaGAGTGAAAGGTCATTATTGGCTCAGTGCCAGGCCATAGCTGATATGAAATTTACCTATGTGGTATCCTGCCAGCAATATGGAATTCATAAACGATCTGGTGATCGTCGTGCTGCAGATATATTGAAGCTCATGACAAT GTACCCATCTCTTCGTGTAGCTTACATTGATGAAGTTGAAGAAACTagtaaaaataaaaccaaaaggaCAGTTGAGAAAGTTTATTATTCAACTCTTGTCAAGGCTGCACTGATCAAGCCTATTGATTTTTCTGAGCCTATTCAAAATTTGGATCAG GTTATTTATCGGATAAAGCTTCCTGGACCTGCAATTTTGGGTGAGGGGAAGccagaaaatcaaaatcatgcCATTATTTTTACCCGTGGAGAAGGCCTGCAAACAATAGATATGAATCag GATAACTATATGGAAGAAGCCTTGAAAATGAGAAACTTGCTGCAAGAATTTCTTACCAAGCATGATGGCATGAGATATCCAACCATACTTGGACTTAGAGAGCATATATTCACTGGCAG TGTTTCATCCCTGGCATGGTTTATGTCAAATCAGGAGAATAGTTTTGTAACAATTGGGCAGAGATTATTGGCCAGCCCTTTGAA AGTTCGGTTCCACTATGGTCATCCAGATGTATTTGATAGACTGTTTCATCTGACTAGAGGGGGTGTCAGCAAAGCGTCTAAAGTCATCAACTTGAGCGAGGACATATTTGCAG GTATTAATTCTACATTACGCGAAGGAAATGTCACTCATCATGAATATATACAAGTTGGAAAGGGAAAGGATGTGGGCCTTAACCAGATTGCTATGTTTGAGGCAAAGATAGCTGATGGGAATGGTGAACAGACATTGAGTCGCGACATATATCGCCTTGGGCATCGGTTTGATTTTTTCCGGATGCTGTCCTGTTATTTTACTACAATTGGCTTCTATTTTAGCACCTTG TTAACTGTCCTCTCGGTCTATGTGTTTCTGTATGGCCGCCTTTATCTCGTCCTTAGTGGACTTGAAAAAGGATTAAGTACTCAGCCAGCAATTCGAGATAATCAAGCTCTTCAAGTGGCTCTTGCTTCTCAGTCCTTTGTTCAAATTGGGTTCTTGATGACCTTGCCTATGGTGATGGAAATCGGTTTAGAAAATGGCTTTCGTAATGCATTTACTGATTTTGTATTGATGCAATTACAGTTAGCGCCTgtatttttcacattttctctTGGAACAAAGACACACTATTATGGTAGGACATTGCTCCATGGGGGAGCACATTATAGAGGTACAGGACGTGATTTTGTCGTTTTCCATGAAAAGTTCGCGGACAACTATCAGCTCTATTCTCGCAGCCATTTTGTGAAGGGGTTTGAGCTTTTGATTCTCCTTCTTGGGTACCACATTGTAGGCTCTTCATTTAAAAGCACAGTTGCATATATCTTGATCACTGTATCAACATGGTTCATGGTGGGGACATGGCTTTTTGCCCCTTTCATCTTCAATCCGTCCGGCTTTGAGTGGCAAAAGATTGTCGATGACTGGACACATTGGAATAAATGGATCAATAATCACGGAGGGATTGGCGTGTCTCCAGAAAAAAGTTGGGAATCCTGGTGGGAAACAGAGCAAGATCATCTCCGTCATTCTGGGAAGCTTGGTATCACAGTGGAGATATTGTTGGCATTGCGTTTCTTCATCTTTCAGTATGGGCTTGTGTATCACCTCTCATTTACAAGGAAAACCCAAAGTTTTCTG GTATATGGAGCTTCATGGGTGATCATCATTGTAGTGTTGTTGGTGCTGAAG GCCAATTCTGTTGGAAGGAGACGATTTAGTGCAGACTTCCAACTTGTGTTTCGGCTTATAAAGGGTCTCATATTCATCACATTTCTTTCTATTATCATTGTCCTGATCGCCCTTTCTCATATGACTCTACGAGATATCGTCGTCTGCATTCTTGCTTTCATTCCAACTGGATGGGGTTTGCTATTG ATTGCGCAAGCATTGAAGCCGCTGGTGAAACAAACTGGATTTTGGGGATCGGTACGAACACTTGCCCGTGGTTATGAAATGATCATGGGTTTGCTTTTATTCACCCCTGTTGCATTACTGGCATGGTTTCCATTTGTTTCCGAATTCCAAACACGTATGCTGTTCAACCAAGCATTTAGCAGAGGTCTGCAGATCTCCCGTATCCTTGGTGGACCAAGGAAGGACAAGGATCGCTCTTCAAAAAGCAAGGACTAA